Below is a window of Leisingera sp. S132 DNA.
TGATACGTCCACCGTGCGCCAGATCGTGGCCGAAACCGGCCTGCTGCCGCGCACCCACGGTTCCGCTCTGTTCACCCGCGGCGAAACACAGGGCCTGGTTGTGACCACTCTTGGCACCGGCGACGATGAGCAGTTCATCGATGCGCTGCACGGCAACTTCAAATCCAATTTCCTGCTGCACTACAACTTCCCGCCGTACTCGGTTGGCGAAGTGGGCCGTGTCGGCTCCCCGGGCCGCCGCGAAATCGGCCACGGCAAGCTGGCGTGGCGCGCGCTGCAGGCGGTTCTGCCGGCGCCGACCGATTTCCCGTACACCATCCGTGTGGTGTCGGAGATCACCGAATCCAACGGCTCCTCCTCGATGGCTTCCGTCTGCGGCGGCTCGCTGTCGATGATGGACGCAGGCGTACCGCTGAAGGCACCGGTTGCTGGTGTGGCGATGGGCCTGATCCTTGAGGACGACGGTTCCTATGCAGTTCTGACCGACATCCTGGGTGACGAAGACCACCTGGGCGACATGGACTTCAAGGTGGCGGGTACCGAAAACGGCATCACGTCGCTGCAGATGGACATCAAGGTTGCCGGCATCACTCCGGAAATCATGGAAAAAGCTCTGGCCCAGGCCAAGGACGGCCGTCTGCACATCCTGAACGAGATGGGTAAGGCCCTGTCCGAGACCAACGAGTTCTCGGTCCACGCCCCGCGCATCGAAACCATGCAGATCCCGACCGACAAGATCCGCGAAGTGATCGGCTCCGGCGGCAAGGTGATCCGCGAGATCGTTGAAGTGTCCGGCGCCAAGGTCGACATCAACGACGATGGCGTGATCAAGATCGCCAGCCCGAACGGTGACGCCATTCAGAAGGCCTATGACATGATCTATTCGATCGTGGCAGAGCCGGAAGAAGGCCAAGTCTACACCGGCAAGGTCGTGAAGATCGTCGATTTCGGCGCTTTCGTGAACTTCTTCGGCAAGCGCGACGGCCTTGTGCACGTCTCCCAGATCGAAAACCGCCGCCTGAACCATCCGTCGGACGTTCTGAAGGAAGGCCAGGAAGTGAAGGTCAAACTTCTCGGCTTCGACGACCGCGGCAAGGTCCGCCTGTCGATGAAAGTGGTCGATCAGGAAACCGGCGAGGAAATCCAGCCGGAGAAGAAAGAAAAAGCAGAGCAGGACTGATTTTCGGCCTGACTTCTCATAGCAGCCCGAGGCGCCCATGTAGTGCGTCTCGGGCTATTCCATTTCTTCCGGAACACGCGTAGGCGAGCTTATGACTCCCCGTATCACTATTATCACGGTGACCTATAACTCCTCGGAGATAGCCGGGAACTTGCTGCGATCCAACACGGATGGAGTTCCCGTTATCCTGATCGACAACGCTTCGCAGGATGCGGATGCAACCCGGGTACTTGCTTCGAAACACGGGGCCCAATTCATTGCCAATTCTGAAAATCTTGGCTTTGGGTGTGCCTGCAATCAGGGTGCAGAGCTGGCTGACACAGAGTTTTTGTTCTTCGTGAACCCCGACGCCGAGCTGTTCGGCGACACGATGCAACAGTTGCTGACTACTGCGGATGCCCATCCCACGGCGTCGGCATTCAATACGCGCGTTGTCAAAGGCGACGGTTCTCTTTTCTTCAAGCGCCGCAGCAAGCTGATCCCAAAGTCGCTTTGGCTTGGCCGCGATGCTGCGAAAAGGGACGGTGAAGTTCCGGTCCTGTCCGGCGGCGCTTTGCTTGTCCGCAAAGCCGCTTTTGATAAGATTGGGGGCTTTGATCCCAAGATTTTTCTTTTCCACGAGGATGATGATCTCAGTCTGCGCCTGAAGGAGCACTGTGGCCCGCTGCGATATGCCTTTGATGCAAAAGTTCGGCACTTATTGGGGCATTCCACGGAACGCTCTGCAA
It encodes the following:
- the pnp gene encoding polyribonucleotide nucleotidyltransferase, translated to MFNVSKKSMQWGEETLTLETGKVARQADGSVIATLGETSVMANVTFARQQKPGQDFFPLTVHYQEKYYAAGKVPGGFFKREARPTEKETLTARLIDRPIRPLFVPGFKNEVLVMCTVLSHDLVNDPDIVAMIAASAALTISGAPFMGPIAGARVGFVDGEYVLNPTVDDMQDLRLNPEQRLDLVVAGTKNAVMMVESEAYELTEAEMLGAVNFAHEQIQPVIDLIIALAEEAANEPFDFQAPDYSELYEAVKAAGETEMRAAFAITDKQERTAAVAAARETIKAALTEEQLEDSNLGSAMKKLEASILRGDVVKGGKRIDGRDTSTVRQIVAETGLLPRTHGSALFTRGETQGLVVTTLGTGDDEQFIDALHGNFKSNFLLHYNFPPYSVGEVGRVGSPGRREIGHGKLAWRALQAVLPAPTDFPYTIRVVSEITESNGSSSMASVCGGSLSMMDAGVPLKAPVAGVAMGLILEDDGSYAVLTDILGDEDHLGDMDFKVAGTENGITSLQMDIKVAGITPEIMEKALAQAKDGRLHILNEMGKALSETNEFSVHAPRIETMQIPTDKIREVIGSGGKVIREIVEVSGAKVDINDDGVIKIASPNGDAIQKAYDMIYSIVAEPEEGQVYTGKVVKIVDFGAFVNFFGKRDGLVHVSQIENRRLNHPSDVLKEGQEVKVKLLGFDDRGKVRLSMKVVDQETGEEIQPEKKEKAEQD
- a CDS encoding glycosyltransferase family 2 protein, which gives rise to MTPRITIITVTYNSSEIAGNLLRSNTDGVPVILIDNASQDADATRVLASKHGAQFIANSENLGFGCACNQGAELADTEFLFFVNPDAELFGDTMQQLLTTADAHPTASAFNTRVVKGDGSLFFKRRSKLIPKSLWLGRDAAKRDGEVPVLSGGALLVRKAAFDKIGGFDPKIFLFHEDDDLSLRLKEHCGPLRYAFDAKVRHLLGHSTERSAKTAALKAWYMGQSRVYAARKHGQSYGYLRALGEAILQLISPLNLLSARKRSKSWYYFQAILSSRRQQGANRLPPWQ